In Bacillus sp. DX3.1, the following proteins share a genomic window:
- the leuC gene encoding 3-isopropylmalate dehydratase large subunit encodes MKKRLLDKLWERHVVATNENGLDLLYIDLHLVHEVTSPQAFEGLRLANRNVRRPDLTFATMDHNIPTKDVWNITDRIAKQQLDTLRANCKQFEVPLADIGDESQGIVHVIGPELGLTQPGKTIVCGDSHTATHGAFGALAFGIGTSEVEHVLATQTLWQRKPKAMGIELKGKLPKGVYAKDIILHLLATHGVAMGTGYVMEFYGETIIEMEMEERMTLCNMAIEGGAKAGIIAPDEKTFAYVKGRQYAPKDFDLAVAKWSELYTDQDAIYDTVYSIDVATLAPYVTWGTNPSMGMRIDERLPVIRNQNDERALTYMGLQPGQSAFEIPVQHVFIGSCTNSRLSDLEIAAAVVKGKKVKEGVRALVVPGSKRVREAAMKKGLHYIFEEAGFEWREPGCSMCLGMNPDQVPEGEHCASTSNRNFEGRQGKGARTHLVSPAMAAAAALYGHFVDVRKESYDGAISYS; translated from the coding sequence ATGAAGAAAAGGTTACTAGATAAACTGTGGGAACGACATGTTGTTGCAACAAACGAGAATGGATTAGACTTGCTGTATATCGATCTTCATCTCGTACATGAAGTTACATCACCGCAAGCCTTTGAAGGCTTGCGGCTTGCCAATCGAAATGTACGAAGACCTGACTTAACGTTTGCAACGATGGATCATAATATTCCAACAAAGGATGTTTGGAATATTACAGATCGTATCGCAAAACAGCAGTTAGACACGCTTCGTGCAAATTGTAAGCAATTCGAAGTCCCATTAGCAGATATAGGTGATGAATCACAAGGAATTGTGCATGTAATTGGTCCAGAGCTTGGACTTACGCAACCAGGAAAGACAATTGTATGTGGTGATAGCCATACGGCAACACATGGAGCGTTTGGAGCACTTGCATTTGGAATTGGAACGAGTGAGGTTGAGCATGTGTTAGCGACCCAAACACTATGGCAGCGAAAACCAAAAGCGATGGGCATCGAATTGAAAGGGAAATTACCAAAAGGTGTATATGCAAAAGATATTATTTTACATTTGCTAGCTACACATGGGGTAGCAATGGGAACAGGATATGTGATGGAGTTTTATGGAGAAACAATTATAGAAATGGAAATGGAAGAGCGTATGACACTCTGTAATATGGCGATTGAAGGCGGAGCAAAAGCTGGAATTATCGCACCAGACGAGAAGACGTTCGCTTATGTAAAAGGGCGTCAATATGCACCGAAAGATTTTGATCTGGCAGTAGCGAAATGGAGTGAACTTTATACAGATCAGGATGCAATATACGATACTGTTTATTCCATAGATGTTGCCACGTTAGCACCTTATGTAACGTGGGGAACAAATCCTAGTATGGGAATGCGCATTGATGAACGCTTACCGGTCATACGTAATCAAAATGATGAACGAGCTCTTACCTATATGGGGCTTCAGCCAGGACAAAGTGCATTTGAAATTCCAGTTCAGCATGTATTTATCGGTTCATGTACAAATTCTCGTTTATCAGATTTGGAAATTGCAGCAGCTGTTGTAAAAGGGAAAAAGGTAAAAGAAGGTGTGCGGGCACTCGTTGTACCAGGATCAAAACGAGTGAGAGAAGCAGCGATGAAAAAAGGGCTGCACTATATTTTTGAAGAAGCCGGCTTTGAATGGAGAGAGCCAGGGTGTTCCATGTGTCTTGGAATGAATCCAGATCAAGTACCAGAAGGAGAACATTGTGCATCCACTTCCAATCGTAATTTTGAAGGGAGACAAGGGAAGGGTGCGAGAACTCATCTTGTGAGTCCAGCTATGGCAGCAGCTGCTGCACTGTATGGTCATTTTGTTGATGTCAGAAAGGAGAGTTATGATGGAGCCATTTCGTATTCATAA
- the leuD gene encoding 3-isopropylmalate dehydratase small subunit, giving the protein MEPFRIHKGTVAALMNDNIDTDQIIPKQYLKRIERTGFGQFLFDEWRYQNDRQENPDFSLNAPERKGASILVTGENFGCGSSREHAPWALADYGFRAIIAGSFADIFYMNCTKNAMLPIVMEKEIREKLAAVGPREIIEVDLENEVIITEADRFHFTIEKMWKDKLLSGLDEIGITLQYEQKIQEYELEIAR; this is encoded by the coding sequence ATGGAGCCATTTCGTATTCATAAGGGTACTGTTGCTGCATTAATGAACGATAATATTGATACAGATCAAATTATTCCAAAACAATATTTAAAGCGGATTGAACGAACTGGTTTTGGACAGTTTTTATTTGATGAATGGCGCTATCAGAACGATCGTCAAGAAAATCCAGATTTCTCGCTCAATGCGCCGGAACGAAAAGGCGCAAGTATTTTGGTTACAGGTGAGAATTTTGGTTGTGGTTCTTCGAGAGAGCATGCCCCGTGGGCTCTTGCTGATTATGGATTTCGCGCTATTATTGCTGGTAGCTTTGCTGACATTTTTTATATGAATTGTACGAAAAATGCGATGCTTCCTATCGTAATGGAAAAAGAAATACGTGAGAAGTTAGCTGCGGTAGGTCCAAGAGAAATCATAGAAGTAGATTTGGAAAATGAAGTAATAATAACCGAGGCGGATCGCTTTCATTTTACGATTGAAAAAATGTGGAAAGATAAACTATTGAGTGGCTTAGATGAAATCGGAATTACCCTTCAATATGAACAAAAAATTCAAGAGTATGAACTGGAAATAGCTCGCTAA
- the hisD gene encoding histidinol dehydrogenase, whose amino-acid sequence MEVMYENYAQALRRIKQLREQANIIEETVQLRVREIVEQVRKRKDEALISYTKAFDGVEVTNFCVTKEEIEKASEYVEASFLEALQEAKKNIISYHEKQQRQSFLDCEKEGVIRGQLIRPLQTVGVYVPGGTASYPSSVLMNVLPAKIAGVQKVVMVTPPGREGINSHILAAAEIAGVDEIYTVGGAQAIAALAYGTESIPKVDKIVGPGNIYVAFAKREVFGAVHIDMIAGPSEIVVIADKTGKAPFIAADLLSQAEHDVRTTAICITTCVELAKEIERELKQQLVTLPRSEIARESIERNGAILVVPSLEHAFQLSNEIAPEHLELHINEPMNALSFIQHAGSIFIGPYAPEPLGDYFAGPNHVLPTSGTARFFSPLSVDDFVKKSSFVSYTKEALQNVQHHITTLADKEGLHAHARAIQIRFEEGK is encoded by the coding sequence ATGGAGGTTATGTATGAAAACTACGCGCAAGCATTGCGGAGAATAAAGCAGTTAAGAGAACAGGCTAATATAATAGAAGAAACTGTGCAATTACGTGTAAGAGAAATTGTCGAACAAGTGAGGAAAAGGAAAGATGAAGCGTTAATTTCTTATACAAAAGCTTTTGATGGCGTAGAAGTAACAAATTTCTGTGTTACAAAGGAAGAAATAGAAAAAGCAAGCGAATATGTGGAAGCTTCATTTCTAGAAGCGCTACAAGAAGCAAAGAAAAATATTATATCGTACCATGAAAAGCAACAAAGACAATCGTTTTTGGATTGTGAAAAGGAAGGCGTGATTCGTGGACAGCTGATTCGGCCACTTCAAACGGTTGGTGTATATGTACCGGGAGGAACTGCGTCGTATCCTTCATCTGTATTGATGAATGTACTACCTGCCAAAATTGCAGGCGTCCAGAAAGTTGTGATGGTTACACCACCAGGAAGAGAGGGAATCAATTCGCATATTTTAGCTGCAGCTGAAATTGCTGGTGTAGATGAAATATATACAGTAGGCGGAGCTCAAGCTATTGCGGCATTAGCGTACGGGACGGAATCGATACCAAAAGTTGATAAAATTGTTGGTCCTGGAAATATATATGTGGCTTTTGCAAAACGTGAGGTATTTGGAGCAGTTCATATCGATATGATTGCTGGACCATCTGAAATCGTTGTAATTGCTGATAAAACGGGGAAGGCACCTTTTATCGCTGCCGATTTATTGTCTCAAGCAGAGCATGATGTTAGAACAACAGCTATTTGTATTACAACTTGTGTAGAACTTGCGAAAGAAATAGAAAGAGAATTAAAGCAGCAACTTGTAACATTACCAAGAAGTGAAATAGCACGTGAATCGATAGAGAGAAATGGAGCCATTCTCGTTGTTCCTTCGTTAGAACACGCGTTTCAATTATCAAACGAAATCGCACCGGAGCATTTAGAATTACATATAAATGAACCGATGAATGCTTTGTCATTTATTCAGCATGCGGGTTCAATCTTCATCGGGCCGTATGCACCAGAGCCGCTCGGAGATTATTTTGCAGGACCGAATCATGTACTCCCAACAAGTGGAACGGCACGTTTCTTTTCACCATTATCCGTGGATGATTTTGTGAAAAAATCGAGCTTCGTATCGTATACGAAAGAGGCGTTGCAAAATGTGCAACATCATATTACAACGCTCGCGGATAAAGAAGGATTGCATGCACATGCCAGGGCTATTCAAATTCGGTTTGAGGAGGGAAAATAA
- the hisZ gene encoding ATP phosphoribosyltransferase regulatory subunit, which yields MTKWKRANPNGTRDYVFEECTLIEEVEQKLRRTFLERGYEEIRTPTIEFYDVFSFRNRPIDEEKMYKFFDQQGRIIVLRPDMTIPLARVIGTHGGRAPVKLTYSGNVFRANESLSGKYNEIIQTGIEIIGIDNIRAEIECIVSAIQALQGVGIQSFTIELGQVQLYKCIVKKLALEEDDESTLRTYIESKNDAALSHFLKEKKLDRNDRTVQLLERLPRLFGKLEVIEEAEKLASNNEMKKAIARVKEIYETIKRLGYGSYISIDFGMIQHLHYYTGVIFRGYIRDVGGEIVSGGRYDELIGNFGEAMPAVGLAVQVNQIVRTLQEHQAAGDRKKLDILIHYSLHMVAEAERLCGLLRKDGRKVELSMFETLQDTFQFARENEIRAVVEASRETLVEYVWDEKWIKRKEGETSCVTFKLR from the coding sequence GTGACGAAGTGGAAACGAGCAAATCCAAATGGAACAAGGGATTATGTATTTGAAGAATGTACGTTAATAGAAGAGGTTGAACAAAAGTTACGACGAACGTTTTTAGAAAGAGGCTATGAAGAAATACGAACACCGACGATTGAGTTTTATGATGTCTTTTCTTTTCGTAATCGGCCGATAGATGAAGAGAAAATGTATAAGTTCTTTGACCAGCAAGGACGTATTATCGTGTTAAGACCTGATATGACAATTCCGCTTGCAAGGGTGATAGGAACACATGGCGGGAGAGCGCCTGTGAAATTAACATACAGCGGGAATGTATTTCGGGCAAATGAATCGTTATCTGGAAAATATAATGAAATCATTCAAACAGGTATTGAGATTATCGGTATTGATAATATACGTGCTGAAATTGAATGCATCGTAAGTGCGATACAAGCACTTCAAGGAGTAGGAATTCAGTCCTTTACAATTGAACTGGGGCAAGTTCAATTGTATAAATGCATCGTTAAAAAGCTAGCACTTGAAGAAGATGATGAGTCAACGTTGCGCACGTATATTGAAAGTAAAAATGATGCTGCGTTATCTCATTTTTTAAAAGAGAAGAAATTAGATCGAAATGATAGGACGGTACAGTTACTCGAACGATTGCCGCGGTTATTTGGAAAGTTAGAAGTCATTGAGGAAGCTGAAAAACTTGCTTCAAACAATGAAATGAAAAAAGCAATTGCAAGGGTAAAAGAAATCTATGAAACAATTAAAAGATTGGGCTATGGTTCCTATATTTCGATTGATTTTGGGATGATTCAACATCTTCATTATTATACGGGAGTTATTTTTAGGGGATATATACGTGATGTTGGAGGAGAAATTGTCAGTGGTGGCAGATATGATGAGTTAATTGGAAATTTTGGAGAGGCAATGCCGGCGGTTGGGTTAGCTGTACAAGTAAATCAAATTGTACGTACGCTGCAAGAACATCAAGCGGCTGGCGATAGAAAGAAATTAGATATACTTATCCATTATTCACTCCATATGGTTGCGGAAGCAGAAAGATTATGTGGTTTGCTTCGGAAAGATGGCCGGAAAGTAGAATTATCTATGTTTGAAACATTGCAAGATACATTTCAGTTTGCGAGGGAAAATGAGATTAGGGCAGTGGTTGAAGCATCTCGGGAAACGTTAGTAGAGTACGTGTGGGACGAAAAATGGATTAAGCGGAAAGAAGGGGAAACTTCATGCGTAACATTCAAATTGCGTTAA
- the leuB gene encoding 3-isopropylmalate dehydrogenase: MEKRIVCLAGDGVGPEVMDSAKQVLQMVERLYGHRFYLQDEHFGGAAIDSFGQPLPPRTLTACLASDAVLLGSVGGPRWDGAKERPEKGLLALRKGLGVFANVRPVTVEAATSHLSPLKVADALDFVVVRELTGGIYFSFPKERTEEVATDTLTYHRHEIERIVSYAFQLASKRCKKVTSIDKANVLESSKLWREVTEEIALRYPTVELEHLLVDAAAMELIRNPGRFDVIVTENLFGDILSDEASVLAGSLGMLPSASHAENGPSLYEPIHGSAPDIAGKNKVNPIAMMRSVAMMLGQSFELRKEGEAIEEAISAVLRSGKCTPDIGGNETTSSFTKCVLQEMEEQALVGRGR; encoded by the coding sequence ATGGAGAAACGTATCGTTTGTTTAGCAGGTGATGGTGTTGGACCAGAGGTTATGGATAGTGCCAAGCAAGTATTACAAATGGTAGAAAGGTTGTATGGTCATCGTTTTTATCTACAAGATGAACATTTTGGTGGGGCTGCTATTGATTCTTTCGGGCAACCGTTGCCACCAAGAACATTAACAGCATGTTTAGCAAGTGACGCCGTATTGCTTGGTTCAGTTGGTGGACCGCGCTGGGACGGTGCGAAGGAGCGGCCTGAAAAAGGATTACTTGCACTTCGGAAAGGACTCGGAGTATTTGCAAATGTTCGTCCTGTTACTGTAGAAGCAGCGACTTCGCATTTATCACCGCTAAAAGTAGCTGACGCATTAGATTTTGTTGTCGTTCGTGAATTAACAGGAGGTATTTATTTCTCTTTCCCAAAAGAAAGAACAGAAGAGGTAGCGACAGATACACTCACCTATCATCGCCATGAAATTGAACGAATCGTTTCTTACGCATTTCAATTGGCAAGTAAGCGTTGTAAAAAAGTTACTTCTATCGATAAAGCAAATGTTTTAGAGTCAAGTAAACTTTGGAGAGAAGTAACAGAAGAAATAGCACTGCGCTATCCAACTGTTGAACTTGAACATCTTTTAGTAGATGCAGCAGCAATGGAATTGATTCGCAATCCAGGCCGATTTGATGTCATTGTGACGGAAAATTTATTTGGTGATATTTTAAGTGATGAAGCATCTGTGCTAGCAGGTTCGTTAGGTATGTTGCCATCAGCGAGTCATGCAGAGAACGGTCCTTCATTGTATGAACCTATTCATGGATCGGCACCAGATATTGCGGGGAAAAATAAAGTGAACCCAATTGCGATGATGCGCTCGGTTGCGATGATGCTTGGGCAGTCATTTGAATTAAGAAAAGAAGGAGAAGCGATTGAAGAAGCAATTTCTGCGGTTCTTCGCTCCGGAAAATGTACACCAGATATAGGTGGGAATGAAACGACATCTTCGTTTACAAAATGTGTCTTGCAAGAAATGGAAGAGCAGGCGTTGGTAGGGAGAGGGAGATAA
- the hisG gene encoding ATP phosphoribosyltransferase produces MRNIQIALTKGRLEKHVIPLFEKIGIDCSELKDKGRRLVFQSTNANISFILVKAVDVATYVEHGIADIGIVGKDILLEYEKDIYEMVDLEVGCCKFCVASIPTYNPKSYRKKRIATKYPHITSTYFRDKGEDVEIIKIEGSVEIAPLLGLADAIVDIVETGTTLKENGLRVFEEMYTISARMIVNKAALKTKKDEIFNIINKMERAIASGK; encoded by the coding sequence ATGCGTAACATTCAAATTGCGTTAACGAAAGGAAGGTTAGAGAAGCATGTTATTCCACTCTTTGAAAAGATTGGAATTGATTGTTCAGAGCTAAAGGATAAAGGAAGGAGGCTTGTTTTTCAAAGTACAAATGCTAATATTTCATTCATTCTTGTTAAAGCAGTTGATGTTGCAACTTATGTAGAACATGGTATTGCTGATATTGGAATTGTTGGGAAAGATATTTTACTTGAATACGAGAAAGATATATATGAAATGGTTGATTTAGAAGTAGGTTGTTGTAAGTTTTGTGTTGCTTCTATTCCGACATATAACCCGAAAAGTTATCGAAAAAAGAGAATTGCTACAAAATATCCACATATTACTTCCACGTATTTTCGTGATAAGGGAGAAGATGTAGAGATTATTAAAATAGAAGGTTCTGTCGAGATTGCTCCGCTTCTCGGATTAGCAGATGCAATTGTTGATATTGTAGAGACGGGCACAACATTAAAAGAAAATGGATTACGTGTATTTGAAGAAATGTATACGATATCTGCGCGAATGATCGTCAATAAAGCTGCCTTAAAAACAAAAAAAGACGAAATATTCAATATTATAAATAAGATGGAGCGTGCAATCGCTTCGGGTAAATAA